In Terriglobus sp. TAA 43, a single window of DNA contains:
- the murQ gene encoding N-acetylmuramic acid 6-phosphate etherase, which produces MPALMIEEQNKTALQDKQGIRSLATERQNEASEGFDTKSALEIARIINAEDAKVAAAVKKALPEIAQVIDVVARCLRDGGRLIYVGAGSSGRIASLDAAECPATFSTQPAQVQYIMCGGPKALASAADVNEDSPDMGQRDIAKRRPTRKDIVIGISASGRTPYVVGAVEYARLRGAQTAAIVCNQGTRLADAADICMVAEVGPEVISGSTRLKASTAQKMITNMITTGAMTRLGYVYDNLMVNVHMKNEKLVERGINVLQRVTGVDRETAIRTIKSAGKSIPIAVVMLKANVDKMEAVRRLQKSDGNVRRAIENAPLDL; this is translated from the coding sequence ATGCCTGCACTCATGATCGAAGAACAAAACAAAACGGCCCTGCAAGATAAGCAGGGCATCCGCTCTCTGGCCACCGAGCGACAAAATGAAGCTTCCGAGGGGTTCGACACCAAGTCAGCCCTTGAGATTGCGCGCATCATCAATGCGGAAGACGCGAAAGTCGCCGCAGCGGTGAAGAAGGCGCTCCCGGAAATAGCGCAGGTCATCGATGTGGTGGCGCGCTGTCTTCGCGACGGTGGGCGACTTATTTACGTGGGTGCGGGTTCATCGGGGCGCATCGCTTCGCTGGATGCGGCGGAATGTCCGGCCACCTTCTCAACACAGCCCGCACAGGTGCAGTACATTATGTGTGGCGGCCCCAAGGCACTTGCCAGCGCAGCAGACGTAAATGAAGACTCGCCTGACATGGGCCAGCGTGACATCGCCAAGCGCCGCCCCACCCGCAAAGACATTGTGATCGGTATTTCCGCTTCCGGGCGTACTCCGTACGTTGTCGGAGCCGTGGAGTATGCGCGCCTGCGAGGCGCCCAGACCGCGGCTATTGTCTGCAATCAGGGCACGCGATTGGCGGATGCTGCCGACATCTGCATGGTGGCCGAAGTCGGACCGGAGGTCATCAGCGGATCCACACGCCTTAAGGCGTCGACCGCGCAGAAGATGATCACCAACATGATCACTACGGGTGCAATGACTCGGCTCGGATATGTGTACGACAACCTGATGGTGAACGTACATATGAAGAATGAAAAGCTGGTGGAGCGCGGTATCAACGTGCTGCAGCGTGTCACCGGCGTTGATCGTGAAACAGCGATTCGCACGATCAAGTCTGCTGGAAAATCCATTCCGATTGCAGTGGTGATGCTCAAGGCAAACGTCGATAAGATGGAAGCCGTTCGCCGCCTGCAGAAGTCGGATGGTAACGTTCGACGCGCAATTGAGAATGCTCCGCTCGATCTTTAG
- a CDS encoding PAS domain-containing sensor histidine kinase, which translates to MRRLVPRTFFGQLVLGIILAQTLVLSGYLYYVVVSTRQASRKSLEARIASQIDRLAAACTERIRRGDNEGLRELLELAEIAPSIQSTRLTDLSGNTVAASKGGANRDLDEDERKVLPTITGQHIFRSRRGQVEAVTPLLENGKPVALLWLEPNPAAGGSTVNTIARIALTYGALALLANLLPIFLIVRRMTKPIRRLSTATHGVLRGTLPNPEFPLPVTGRNEAGVLTENFNTMVRELEEQRSGLLETLALLDSMLGNAPIGFAFLDAEFQIVRQNDFFSVMFATQDADGGILAGSLAREVQARVAEVFKTGQGIRNLELQDGREDSQRAWLMQFYPVRTASDSVRWVGVVGSEITERLKAEETLRRTEKLAAAGRLAASVAHEINNPLESVTNLLYILRNHQPMDGSAVGFIEMAQEELARVAQVTQQTLRFYRQSVSRARVDLNEIVDSVLALYQPRLLRANINVLRETRGDASLVCFAGEMRQLLANLVANSLDAMSGGGTLSVRIRRTSYPSGGVLLTVADTGHGMSPETARKIFEAFFTTKHATGTGLGLWVSEEIIRKHRGLVRLRTREGERSGTCFVMFFPDVSEEELIDGEQDTPSADTVSVN; encoded by the coding sequence ATGCGCCGCCTCGTGCCGCGAACGTTTTTCGGCCAGCTTGTGCTTGGAATCATCCTTGCACAGACGCTTGTGCTCAGCGGCTACCTCTACTATGTCGTTGTCAGTACAAGGCAGGCATCACGAAAGAGCCTGGAAGCGCGCATCGCCAGCCAGATCGATCGTTTGGCCGCCGCCTGCACGGAGCGGATTCGGCGGGGCGATAACGAGGGCCTCCGTGAACTACTGGAACTTGCCGAGATCGCGCCGAGCATCCAGTCCACTCGGTTGACAGATCTCAGCGGCAATACAGTCGCCGCCAGTAAGGGCGGCGCGAATCGCGATCTGGACGAAGACGAACGCAAAGTTCTGCCTACCATCACAGGGCAGCACATCTTCCGTTCCAGGAGGGGGCAGGTAGAGGCGGTCACACCGTTGCTGGAAAATGGCAAACCGGTGGCATTGCTGTGGCTCGAGCCCAACCCCGCCGCTGGAGGGAGCACGGTCAATACAATCGCGCGTATTGCGCTGACATATGGTGCTCTGGCTCTGCTCGCCAATCTATTACCCATTTTTCTGATCGTCCGTCGGATGACCAAGCCCATTCGCAGGCTCAGCACGGCGACGCACGGCGTATTGCGCGGCACTCTGCCGAATCCTGAGTTTCCATTGCCCGTCACGGGACGGAATGAAGCCGGCGTGCTGACCGAAAACTTCAACACTATGGTGCGCGAACTGGAAGAGCAGCGCAGTGGTCTTCTGGAAACATTGGCACTGCTTGATTCCATGTTGGGGAACGCACCGATTGGCTTCGCCTTTCTTGACGCGGAGTTCCAAATCGTGCGCCAGAACGACTTCTTCTCTGTCATGTTCGCCACCCAGGATGCGGATGGCGGTATTCTCGCCGGTTCCTTAGCGAGAGAGGTGCAGGCTCGCGTTGCAGAGGTATTCAAAACGGGGCAGGGCATTCGCAATCTTGAACTGCAGGACGGCCGCGAGGATTCGCAACGTGCATGGCTGATGCAGTTTTATCCCGTACGAACAGCCAGCGACAGTGTGCGTTGGGTAGGCGTTGTGGGCAGTGAAATTACCGAACGCCTGAAGGCGGAAGAAACGCTCCGTCGTACGGAAAAACTGGCTGCCGCTGGTCGTCTGGCGGCCAGCGTCGCGCATGAGATCAATAACCCGCTGGAATCCGTTACCAACCTTCTGTACATCCTCCGAAATCATCAACCCATGGATGGTAGCGCGGTGGGATTCATCGAAATGGCGCAGGAGGAGCTTGCGCGCGTGGCACAGGTCACGCAACAGACATTGCGTTTCTACAGGCAGTCAGTGTCGCGTGCACGGGTTGATCTGAATGAGATTGTGGATTCCGTACTTGCGCTTTATCAGCCTCGCCTGCTGCGCGCCAATATCAATGTCCTGCGCGAAACCCGAGGAGATGCTTCCCTGGTGTGCTTTGCCGGGGAGATGCGTCAGCTTCTGGCGAACCTAGTGGCAAATTCTTTGGATGCCATGTCCGGCGGCGGCACATTGTCCGTACGGATTCGCCGGACTTCCTATCCGTCCGGTGGTGTTTTGCTTACGGTTGCCGATACTGGCCACGGCATGTCTCCGGAGACAGCGCGCAAAATCTTTGAAGCCTTCTTTACCACCAAGCACGCTACTGGCACGGGGCTTGGTCTTTGGGTCAGCGAAGAGATCATTCGTAAGCATCGTGGATTAGTGCGACTTCGAACCCGTGAAGGAGAGCGTTCCGGAACATGCTTCGTCATGTTTTTTCCGGACGTATCAGAGGAAGAATTGATCGACGGCGAACAGGACACGCCGTCAGCAGACACCGTCTCGGTAAACTGA